From the Paenibacillus sp. MMS20-IR301 genome, the window CTGAACGTACCGGCCAGCCGCTGGAGAAGATCGAGAAGGATACTGACCGCGATTACTTCATGAGCGCTGCTGATGCTGCTGAGTATGGTATCGTTGATAAAGTTATTGAGAAGACTTTGCCGACAGGCGTATAATCGTCCACACTAAAAAGGCTGCCAGAACCCGTAAGGGTTCCGGCAGCCTTTTTAGTGTGCTTAAGCAAGTGCGGCGTGCATCAGCCATCCCGGGACACAAAGCCCTCCCATCAGCCCAGGCGCCCATATCCCAGGTTATCCAGCTTCCCGGCGATGACGCGGTAGCCTCTGCCGTTAGGATGAATGTGGTCAATGAACAGCAAACCGCGTTCATTGCCGGCAAATTCATTGTAAATGGAAGCAAATCCGCATACCCTGCTGCTGTATCCTGCAGTATATCTGTTAAACTGCCTCACCCAATCCGTAGCTTCATCTATTTGCGGATAGGGGTTATATAAACCGACAATCCGGATGAGATAAGGCCCCGGCATTCCGGCCTTCAGCTGTGACAGCGTACTCATGATATCGCTGATATTCCGTTTGCAGTTGCGCAGCGCCTTCTGCAGCAGCGGCGGCAGATCACCAGGGCGCGTACCGGCAGCTTTGGCCGCTTTGATTAGGTCATTACCACCAATCGAGATCGTAATCAGATCGGCATCCTGAATGGCCCGCCGGAAGTTGTAATCCGTCTTCAGCCGCTGCTCCAGCCCCTCGGTAGTCAAACCGTTAACGCCCAGATTGGTCAGATGGACCGGGGCACGCAGTCTGGCCTCCGCCATCCTGCGGTAGACCGGCACGAAGCCGTTACCGGGCAGCGCTCCGAACCCCGTCGTCAAAGAATCGCCGATTGCTGTATACTGATAGCTCATCTGTATCCACCCCCGTTCATTAAGCCAGCTTCTTTCTTTAGCTTATGAAGCGGCGGTGCAGCCGGGAACGGCGAGATGTCCATAATAATAAGAGGCAGGCTGAGTAGTGATCAGCCTGCCTCTTACATGATTCTTATTTCAGCCCTGCGAACGGACTGCTTCCATCAGGCAGCAGCTCCTTGAAGCTGAAGCTAAACTCAGGGAAGCCTGTAGCATATGCTGTATAATCGTACACCTGGAAGAAGAGCACGGCCTTGCCGTCTTTCAGGTAGAAGTACTTCTCTGTATTCAGCCCCGTAAAGCCTCCCAGATACCCTCCATTTGCTTTGAGCTCGGTGGTCAGTCGGGCATTAAGCTGTTTCTTGTAATTCGGATTGGCGCCGAACAGATCACCCAGCAGCAGGCGTTTGCCGTCTTTAAGCGAGAAGGTAAACGCGTTGCGGAGAGTCAGGCCATGGGCACCTCCGGTGTATCCGTACTGGTTCGTAATCAGACTCAGCACGCCGTCCTGATTATAAGTAACCACATAACCGCCTTCGAATTCATAAGGACGGTCGTCTTCCCATTTATTCTTCACCTGCTCTTCAGCCTCAGCCGCATACT encodes:
- a CDS encoding GDSL-type esterase/lipase family protein, whose protein sequence is MSYQYTAIGDSLTTGFGALPGNGFVPVYRRMAEARLRAPVHLTNLGVNGLTTEGLEQRLKTDYNFRRAIQDADLITISIGGNDLIKAAKAAGTRPGDLPPLLQKALRNCKRNISDIMSTLSQLKAGMPGPYLIRIVGLYNPYPQIDEATDWVRQFNRYTAGYSSRVCGFASIYNEFAGNERGLLFIDHIHPNGRGYRVIAGKLDNLGYGRLG